One window of Camelina sativa cultivar DH55 chromosome 4, Cs, whole genome shotgun sequence genomic DNA carries:
- the LOC104779868 gene encoding inorganic phosphate transporter 2-1, chloroplastic-like isoform X1, which translates to MTLPYRFSSVRNNSLLLKTSPHLCTPRSARGCFSPKEYPLFKKNTSRFLSPQKHTSLPLKLVCPLASFSSYADSEGDEQHHADQPIQNSHESSTDSSGSDGKGNAEATGDFSGMAQAFHISSTTARAISIVIAFSALCLPLFMKSLGQGLALKTKLLSYATLLFGFYMAWNIGANDVANAMGTSVGSGALTIRQAVMTAAVLEFSGALLMGTHVTSTMQKGIIMANVFQGKDMLLFAGLLSSLAAAGTWLQVASYYGWPVSTTHCIVGSMVGFGLVYGGAGAVFWSSLAKVASSWVISPLLGALVSFLVYKCIRRFVYSAPNPGQAAAAAAPVAVFVGVASISSVALPLSKIFPIALSQALACGVAGAVVFDRIIRKQLGHLLAKTKSPETSPNQPKAIGFLSDIAGPTGTQLEIVYGIFGYMQVLSACFMSFAHGGNDVSNAIGPLAAALSILQNGAAAGGAEIVIPMDVLAWGGFGIVAGLTMWGYRVIATIGKKITELTPTRGFAAEFAAASVVLFASKLGLPISATHTLVGAVMGVGFARGLNSVRAETVREIVASWLVTIPVGATLAVIYTWIFTKILAFVL; encoded by the exons ATGACTCTTCCTTATCGTTTCTCTTCCGTTAGAAACAACTCGCTGCTACTTAAGACTTCTCCTCATCTCTGCACACCCAGATCAGCTCGCGGTTGTTTCTCTCCCAAGGAATATCCTTTATTCAAGAAGAACACTTCCCGATTCCTTTCTCCTCAGAAACACACTTCCCTGCCTCTGAAACTCGTCTGTCCTTTAGCTAGTTTCTCTTCTTATGCAGATTCTGAGGGAGACGAACAACACCATGCTGATCAACCAATACAGAATTCTCACGAATCTTCTACCGATTCAAGCGGATCCGATGGGAAAGGTAATGCAGAAGCAACTGGAGACTTCTCTGGAATGGCTCAAGCCTTTCACATTTCGTCTACCACAGCTAGGGCAATCTCCATAGTCATTGCCTTCTCTGCTCTCTGCCTTCCACTCTTCATGAAGTCCCTGGGACAAGGACTGGCTCTCAAGACCAAGCTACTCTCTTACGCAACACTGCTCTTTGGTTTCTACATGGCCTGGAACATCGGAGCTAATGATGTCGCCAATGCTATGGGAACTTCTGTTGGATCCGGAGCCCTGACAATCCGACAAGCTGTGATGACGGCTGCAGTTCTTGAATTCTCAGGTGCCCTTTTGATGGGAACTCACGTGACGAGCACGATGCAGAAAGGGATCATCATGGCTAATGTATTCCAAGGCAAAGATATGTTGCTCTTTGCTGGTCTTCTCTCTTCATTGGCTGCTGCTGGAACTTGGTTACAG GTGGCTTCTTACTATGGATGGCCAGTGTCGACAACTCACTGTATTGTCGGATCAATGGTTGGGTTTGGCCTTGTCTATGGAGGAGCTGGTGCTGTTTTCTGGAGTTCTCTAGCTAAAGTGGCTTCATCTTGGGTTATCTCTCCTCTATTAGGAGCTCTTGTCTCCTTCCTTGTCTACAAATGCATCAGGAGA TTTGTTTACAGTGCACCAAACCCAGGACAAGCAGCTGCTGCAGCTGCTCCTGTCGCTGTATTCGTAGGTGTGGCTAGTATCTCCTCTGTGGCATTGCCTCTAAGTAAGATTTTTCCAATAGCATTATCACAAGCCTTAGCTTGTGGAGTAGCAGGAGCCGTAGTCTTTGACAGAATCATCAGGAAACAGCTCGGTCACCTCCTAGCTAAAACCAAATCACCGGAAACATCCCCAAACCAGCCCAAAGCCATCGGATTCCTCTCCGATATCGCAGGACCAACAGGTACACAGTTGGAGATAGTCTACGGAATCTTTGGCTATATGCAAGTCCTCTCCGCTTGCTTCATGTCATTCGCTCACGGAGGCAACGACGTATCCAACGCAATCGGACCATTAGCCGCCGCGTTAAGCATCCTTCAGAACGGAGCAGCTGCAGGAGGAGCCGAGATCGTGATCCCCATGGATGTTCTTGCTTGGGGAGGATTCGGAATCGTTGCTGGTCTCACAATGTGGGGATACAGAGTGATTGCAACGATAGGTAAGAAGATCACTGAGCTTACACCGACAAGAGGATTCGCGGCGGAGTTCGCCGCCGCGTCGGtggttttgtttgcttcaaAGTTAGGGCTTCCGATATCGGCGACACATACGCTTGTTGGAGCTGTGATGGGTGTTGGATTCGCTAGAGGGCTTAATAGTGTGAGAGCTGAGACTGTGAGAGAGATCGTTGCTTCGTGGCTAGTTACTATTCCCGTTGGTGCTACACTCGCCGTCATCTACACTTGGATCTTCACCAAGATCTTAGCTTTCGTGTTGTGA
- the LOC104779870 gene encoding uncharacterized protein LOC104779870 isoform X1: MLPQSQDLWTRTKLLRCNSDGPLYTITPPVSPAYAFSIQAPTGDLWHRRLGHTGISTLQSLASSGFIYFSKTDLTNLCHACQLGKHVCLPFFNSNSIVSTPFELIHSDLWKSPVSSISGVKYYLIFLDDFSHYVWVYPLKQKSDAFSRFLHFSAIVRTQFHHGISFLQCDNSGEFNNRHFRDHLASTGTGFRFSCPHTSQQNGKAERMLRTINNLIRSLLIHAHMPLGYWVEALHTATHILNLLPSAAINNEVPFTRLFNKTPRYDHLRVFGSLCYPNLLATSVHKLAPRSTACVFLGYPSDQRGFRCLDIHSKRIILSRHVVFGDNVFPFAHSPAPRPPEEIFVPMTPIPRLPPLPLSPSSPLVVTPPVEPPPAPAPSHPMQTRDKSGITKPVHRLCLHTSTVSPLPLNHIQAARDPNWNPAMGEEYSTLIKMGTWCLVPRPKNTNIIRSMWLYKHKFDSNGRLSRYKARLVANGNSQLPGVDCDETFSPVVKPATIRAVLHVATAYDWPLRQLDVKNAFLVRCSAGVSFYA; this comes from the exons ATGTTGCCACAAAGCCAG GATCTATGGACCCGGACCAAGCTCCTGCGCTGCAACAGTGATGGCCCGTTGTACACCATCACGCCACCAGTTTCACCTGCTTACGCCTTCTCCATTCAAGCGCCTACAGGGGACTTGTGGCATCGCCGTCTCGGCCACACGGGCATCTCCACTCTGCAATCTCTTGCTTCTTcgggttttatttatttttcaaagacAGACCTGACAAATTTGTGTCATGCGTGTCAACTAGGAAAACACGTCTGTTTaccattttttaattcaaattcgATTGTCTCCACCCCTTTTGAGTTGATTCATTCCGATTTGTGGAAATCCCCTGTTTCGAGTATTAGTGGTGTTAAATactatcttatttttcttgatgATTTTAGTCATTATGTGTGGGTCTACCCTCTCAAACAAAAGAGTGATGCGTTCAGTCGGTTTCTTCATTTCTCGGCTATCGTCCGCACACAGTTTCACCACGGCATCTCCTTCTTGCAATGTGACAACAGTGGTGAGTTCAACAACCGCCACTTTCGTGACCATCTTGCTTCTACCGGTACTGGTTTCCGGTTCTCGTGTCCTCACACATCTCAACAGAATGGCAAGGCTGAACGGATGCTACGCACAATCAATAATCTCATTCGCAGCCTCCTTATTCATGCTCACATGCCACTCGGTTACTGGGTGGAAGCACTACACACCGCGACACACATCCTCAACCTATTACCATCCGCTGCCATCAATAATGAGGTCCCATTTACTCGCCTTTTCAATAAAACACCTCGCTACGACCACCTCCGTGTGTTTGGGTCTCTTTGCTACCCTAACCTTCTCGCCACCTCCGTCCACAAACTAGCTCCACGGTCTACTGCATGCGTCTTCCTCGGCTATCCCTCTGATCAACGGGGGTTTCGTTGCCTTGATATACACTCCAAGCGTATTATCCTATCCCGCCATGTGGTGTTTGGCGATAATGTTTTCCCGTTCGCTCACTCTCCGGCACCGCGACCACCAGAGGAAATCTTTGTCCCCATGACACCAATTCCTCGGCTTCCTCCACTTCCTCTCTCTCCGTCGTCTCCCTTGGTGGTCACTCCGCCCGTTGAACCACCTCCTGCTCCCGCTCCTTCTCATCCCATGCAGACACGCGACAAATCTGGCATTACAAAACCGGTTCATAGACTTTGTCTCCACACCTCTACCGTATCCCCTCTACCTTTGAATCATATACAGGCGGCTCGGGATCCTAATTGGAATCCGGCAATGGGAGAGGAATATAGTACTCTTATTAAAATGGGGACGTGGTGCCTTGTGCCACGGCCCAAGAATACTAATATCATTCGCTCCATGTGGTTATACAAGCACAAGTTTGACTCAAATGGCAGATTGTCTCGCTACAAGGCTCGACTGGTTGCGAATGGCAACTCTCAACTCCCTGGCGTTGACTGTGATGAGACTTTTAGTCCGGTGGTCAAACCAGCAACAATTCGCGCTGTCTTACACGTGGCTACGGCGTATGATTGGCCGCTCCGTCAGCTTGATGTGAAGAATGCATTCCTCGTACGCTGTTCAGCAGGTGTGTCTTTTTATGCATGA
- the LOC104779868 gene encoding inorganic phosphate transporter 2-1, chloroplastic-like isoform X2 has product MQIHFHHHHHLHSHHPWPISHLFMTLPYRFSSVRNNSLLLKTSPHLCTPRSARGCFSPKEYPLFKKNTSRFLSPQKHTSLPLKLVCPLASFSSYADSEGDEQHHADQPIQNSHESSTDSSGSDGKGNAEATGDFSGMAQAFHISSTTARAISIVIAFSALCLPLFMKSLGQGLALKTKLLSYATLLFGFYMAWNIGANDVANAMGTSVGSGALTIRQAVMTAAVLEFSGALLMGTHVTSTMQKGIIMANVFQGKDMLLFAGLLSSLAAAGTWLQVASYYGWPVSTTHCIVGSMVGFGLVYGGAGAVFWSSLAKVASSWVISPLLGALVSFLVYKCIRRFVYSAPNPGQAAAAAAPVAVFVGVASISSVALPLSKIFPIALSQALACGVAGAVVFDRIIRKQLGHLLAKTKSPETSPNQPKAIGFLSDIAGPTGTQLEIVYGIFGYMQVLSACFMSFAHGGNDVSNAIGPLAAALSILQNGAAAGGAEIVIPMDVLAWGGFGIVAGLTMWGYRVIATIGKKITELTPTRGFAAEFAAASVVLFASKLGLPISATHTLVGAVMGVGFARGLNSVRAETVREIVASWLVTIPVGATLAVIYTWIFTKILAFVL; this is encoded by the exons ATGCAAAtccattttcatcatcatcaccatcttcattctcatcATCCATGGCCCATATCCCATTTAT TCATGACTCTTCCTTATCGTTTCTCTTCCGTTAGAAACAACTCGCTGCTACTTAAGACTTCTCCTCATCTCTGCACACCCAGATCAGCTCGCGGTTGTTTCTCTCCCAAGGAATATCCTTTATTCAAGAAGAACACTTCCCGATTCCTTTCTCCTCAGAAACACACTTCCCTGCCTCTGAAACTCGTCTGTCCTTTAGCTAGTTTCTCTTCTTATGCAGATTCTGAGGGAGACGAACAACACCATGCTGATCAACCAATACAGAATTCTCACGAATCTTCTACCGATTCAAGCGGATCCGATGGGAAAGGTAATGCAGAAGCAACTGGAGACTTCTCTGGAATGGCTCAAGCCTTTCACATTTCGTCTACCACAGCTAGGGCAATCTCCATAGTCATTGCCTTCTCTGCTCTCTGCCTTCCACTCTTCATGAAGTCCCTGGGACAAGGACTGGCTCTCAAGACCAAGCTACTCTCTTACGCAACACTGCTCTTTGGTTTCTACATGGCCTGGAACATCGGAGCTAATGATGTCGCCAATGCTATGGGAACTTCTGTTGGATCCGGAGCCCTGACAATCCGACAAGCTGTGATGACGGCTGCAGTTCTTGAATTCTCAGGTGCCCTTTTGATGGGAACTCACGTGACGAGCACGATGCAGAAAGGGATCATCATGGCTAATGTATTCCAAGGCAAAGATATGTTGCTCTTTGCTGGTCTTCTCTCTTCATTGGCTGCTGCTGGAACTTGGTTACAG GTGGCTTCTTACTATGGATGGCCAGTGTCGACAACTCACTGTATTGTCGGATCAATGGTTGGGTTTGGCCTTGTCTATGGAGGAGCTGGTGCTGTTTTCTGGAGTTCTCTAGCTAAAGTGGCTTCATCTTGGGTTATCTCTCCTCTATTAGGAGCTCTTGTCTCCTTCCTTGTCTACAAATGCATCAGGAGA TTTGTTTACAGTGCACCAAACCCAGGACAAGCAGCTGCTGCAGCTGCTCCTGTCGCTGTATTCGTAGGTGTGGCTAGTATCTCCTCTGTGGCATTGCCTCTAAGTAAGATTTTTCCAATAGCATTATCACAAGCCTTAGCTTGTGGAGTAGCAGGAGCCGTAGTCTTTGACAGAATCATCAGGAAACAGCTCGGTCACCTCCTAGCTAAAACCAAATCACCGGAAACATCCCCAAACCAGCCCAAAGCCATCGGATTCCTCTCCGATATCGCAGGACCAACAGGTACACAGTTGGAGATAGTCTACGGAATCTTTGGCTATATGCAAGTCCTCTCCGCTTGCTTCATGTCATTCGCTCACGGAGGCAACGACGTATCCAACGCAATCGGACCATTAGCCGCCGCGTTAAGCATCCTTCAGAACGGAGCAGCTGCAGGAGGAGCCGAGATCGTGATCCCCATGGATGTTCTTGCTTGGGGAGGATTCGGAATCGTTGCTGGTCTCACAATGTGGGGATACAGAGTGATTGCAACGATAGGTAAGAAGATCACTGAGCTTACACCGACAAGAGGATTCGCGGCGGAGTTCGCCGCCGCGTCGGtggttttgtttgcttcaaAGTTAGGGCTTCCGATATCGGCGACACATACGCTTGTTGGAGCTGTGATGGGTGTTGGATTCGCTAGAGGGCTTAATAGTGTGAGAGCTGAGACTGTGAGAGAGATCGTTGCTTCGTGGCTAGTTACTATTCCCGTTGGTGCTACACTCGCCGTCATCTACACTTGGATCTTCACCAAGATCTTAGCTTTCGTGTTGTGA
- the LOC104779869 gene encoding uncharacterized protein LOC104779869 gives MAAVIGNVALLLDVNSHRTVVTDRRIRLTVVDVVLNLQKRDHSYNHVSHYAAARSSNKPLESDGEARNRRFLTRGKANSRANAVDFDDAGSNDEDGGGGDGKENDEEKANDKEKEMKSRVKEYQDMKELERKAEELQYKIDEEGDDSEEKKRMRVKRELEKVAQEQAERRKTAELMFELGQKAYGKGMYGRAIEFLEGALTIIPRPTLFGGEIQIWLAMAYEANNRHADCIDLYQQLEKKHPSPGIRRQASELRYILQAPKLKISQEEMVTIPMIGSSYDSYAVTWTDKDRDKERRMNESTTNQLNSSQDDFLGKLLVWRQVVGMEKNRVFWLALTLWFGLVGAALILQR, from the exons ATGGCGGCGGTTATCGGAAACGTGGCGTTGTTACTTGACGTTAACTCTCACCGTACGGTGGTAACTGATCGGAGAATTCGTTTAACGGTGGTTGACGTCGTTCTGAATCTACAAAAGAGAGATCATTCGTACAATCACGTTTCTCACTACGCGGCGGCTCGATCTTCCAATAAGCCTCTCGAATCTGACGGAGAAGCTAGGAATCGCCGGTTTTTGACTCGCGGCAAGGCGAACTCCAGGGCTAACGCCGTCGATTTCGACGACGCGGGATCTAACGACGaggacggtggtggtggtgacggCAAGGAGAATGACGAGGAGAAAGCTAACGATaaggagaaggagatgaagagtaGAGTAAAGGAGTATCAGGATATGAAGGAGCTTGAGAGGAAAGCAGAGGAGTTACAGTATaagattgatgaagaaggagacgattcagaggagaagaagaggatgagagtTAAACGAGAGCTCGAGAAG GTAGCACAGGAGCAAGCAGAGAGGAGAAAAACTGCGGAATTGATGTTTGAATTGGGTCAAAAGGCTTACGGTAAAGGCATGTATGGACGAGCAATCGAGTTTCTTGAAGGAGCTCTTACGATTATCCCAAGGCCAACACTCTTTGGTGGTGAG ATTCAAATTTGGTTAGCTATGGCATATGAGGCTAATAATCGCCACGCTGATTGCATTGATCTTTATCAGCAATTAGAGAAGAAACACCCGAGTCCTGGTATCCGTCGTCAAGCTTCTGAGCTTCGGTATATCTTGCAAGCTCCTAAGCTTAAGATATCTCAGGAGGAAATGGTTACTATTCCCATGATTGGTTCAAGTTATGACAG CTATGCAGTGACATGGACTGACAAAGACAGGGATAAGGAGCGGCGAATGAATGAATCGACTACGAATCAGCTCAACTCGAGTCAAGACGACTTTCTAGGGAAGCTCTTGGTTTGGCGACAGGTGGTTGGCATGGAGAAGAATCGAGTCTTTTGGCTTGCTTTGACACTGTGGTTCGGTTTGGTTGGAGCAGCACTCATCTTACAAAGATAA